A segment of the Dehalococcoidia bacterium genome:
GCCCCGCAAGGGCTCGCAGAGCATGAACAGGTTGCGGGTCCCGTTGCGCTGGTACTCGTAGTCAAACCGCTCCTGTTGTCCCGGTCGGGCGGGGATGGGCACGCGCTTCTCCTCAATCAACTGCGTGGAGGTTTCGTCGAAGCACACGACGGGCCGCTGGGCGTCGTAGGGCTCCTCGTACAGCTCCAGCACATCTTCCATGGATGCCACAAACGCGGCGCTCACTTCAGGGATGCACCATTCCTTGCGCTGCCAGGGCTTCAGGTCGTTTTTTAAGCACCCGGCGCACGCTCTCCCGCGAATATGCCTCGGTGAGCCCCAACTCCACTACCTTGCCCGCCAGGAGGCGCAAGGTCCAGCGGGCACGGCCTTCGGGAGCCTGGCTGCATGCCAGCGCAATGAGATGGGCTTCTCCTTTGCCATCCAGTTTAGCCCGATGCCCTGGACGGGGGAGCTCATGGAGGGCGCGGTCCAAGCCTTCTTCCACGAAACGCTTCCGGGTACGCCACACCGTGGTCTCCCCGATGTCCAGAGCTTCGGCGATCTGGGGGTCACTCCACCCCTCGTCCGCTTTGACCAGAACCCTGGCCCGGGCGACCTTGCGGGCCGATGATTTCCCGCGGCGGATGACCGCGTTGGCTTGCTCTCGTTCCTCATCCGTCAGCCTGACCACGTACTTGAGCACTGACATACAGGGATCTCCTCCTTGTTCAGAATGCTCCCATCGTACACGAAGTTTTGAACTATTCAAAATTAGAGTGACTGAGTACTAG
Coding sequences within it:
- a CDS encoding IS630 family transposase (programmed frameshift), encoding MSVLKYVVRLTDEEREQANAVIRRGKSSARKVARARVLVKADEGWSDPQIAEALDIGETTVWRTRKRFVEEGLDRALHELPRPGHRAKLDGKGEAHLIALACSQAPEGRARWTLRLLAGKVVELGLTEAYSRESVRRVLKKNDLKPWQRKEWCIPEVSAAFVASMEDVLELYEEPYDAQRPVVCFDETSTQLIEEKRVPIPARPGQQERFDYEYQRNGTRNLFMLCEPLRGWRHVAVTEQRTMRDFAHQMQWLAEEAYPDAEKIRVVLDNLNTHRPASLYEAFEPAEARRILKRLEFHYTPKHGSWLNMAEIELSVVSRQCLNRRIGEEATLKREVAVLEGQRNADREIIHWQFTAKDARHRLRHLYPSISA